One part of the Mytilus trossulus isolate FHL-02 chromosome 11, PNRI_Mtr1.1.1.hap1, whole genome shotgun sequence genome encodes these proteins:
- the LOC134689853 gene encoding E3 ubiquitin-protein ligase Trim36-like yields the protein MAQCPVNSCEICDNSIGRRFCMECEQLFCNECEISHLKTKSCVNHEFKDIDKANPEVKTPICRQHGEKYTYYCNTCSTLTCNICLPTTHNKHDFCLIDAAASKTRSVLDREVKVAVDIIRRAKKKVTSFRLSLKNFEDEVDNTKTDISERVAIITKALNDTKDSYFKSIDEHKSKESRKMKDEIDKIENTIAIENDIQSLHQMKSLIDGQNDIILLDLFSDFTKTLKELSLLDIFDKESTAKVQFVPAATKSGAIEKLIGSLKLVEFSGAEVKPNIKVGDRVRVKSKVKKPTLGWGPGVSHKSVGTVVDIPSNTSGLVHIKFPSYSCWEGYLNEMELV from the coding sequence ATGGCACAGTGTCCTGTTAACTCCTGTGAAATATGTGACAATTCTATTGGAAGAAGGTTTTGCATGGAATGTGAACAGCTTTTCTGTAATGAATGTGAAATATCACATTTAAAAACTAAATCGTGCGTGAATCATGAATTTAAAGATATTGATAAAGCCAATCCGGAAGTGAAAACACCTATTTGTAGACAACATGGAGAAAAGTATACTTATTATTGCAACACGTGTTCAACATTAACTTGTAATATATGTTTGCCAACCACACACAATAAACACGATTTCTGTCTGATTGATGCTGCTGCTTCAAAAACGAGGTCAGTTTTGGATAGAGAAGTGAAAGTAGCTGTAGACATAATCAGGCGAGCTAAAAAGAAAGTAACCTCGTTTCGATTGAGTCTCAAAAACTTCGAAGATGAAGTAGACAATACTAAAACAGATATTTCCGAAAGGGTGGCTATCATAACAAAAGCCCTTAACGACACTAAAGATTCCTACTTCAAGTCAATTGACGAGCATAAATCGAAAGAATCTCGTAAAATGAAAGATGAAATTGATAAGATTGAAAACACAATTGCCATTGAAAATGACATACAGTCACTGCATCAAATGAAAAGCTTGATTGATGgacaaaatgatattattttgttgGATTTATTCAGTGACTTTACGAAAACTTTGAAAGAATTAAGTCTCCTTGATATCTTTGACAAAGAATCAACAGCAAAGGTTCAGTTTGTTCCAGCTGCAACGAAATCTGGGGCAATAGAAAAACTTATTGGAAGTCTTAAATTGGTAGAATTTAGTGGCGCCGAAGTAAAACCAAACATAAAAGTGGGTGATCGAGTTCGTGTGAAATCCAAAGTAAAGAAACCGACATTAGGATGGGGACCTGGAGTCTCTCATAAAAGTGTCGGTACAGTCGTTGACATACCATCAAATACCAGTGGGCTGGTACACATTAAATTCCCCAGTTACTCTTGCTGGGAAGGCTACCTTAATGAAATGGAATTAGTATAA